The DNA window AAACAGCACGACCCATTGAAGTCATTATCAAATATTTTTTTTGTTTTTTAACTGAACGTACTAATTTTTTTGCTACTCCTTCCGGAGTCATCATTCTACTTTCATCCTTTGGTGTGCAACCTTGTTTACTACCGTCTCCCGTAAGAGCTGTAACACGTATATTTGAAGATGTAAATCCTGGTGCAACAATTAGTACATGCAATCCTGTTTTTAAATATTCAGTTCTTAAAGTTTCTAAAAATCCATTAATTGCAAATTTAGAAGCTGAATAAGCAGTTCTTCCTGGCAAGCCTCTAAATCCCGCAGTTGAAATAACACCTACTACCGAACCATTAGTTTTAAGAAGATATGGCAAAGCAAATTTTGTACAATAAACTGTTCCCCAGAAGTTTACATCCATAACCTTTTTTAGTACTGATAAGTCGGTATTTCCAAATAATGCTCGCATTGATATTCCTGCATTATTTACCAAAACATCAATTCTATCAAATTTTTTTATTGTGCTATTAATTATCCTTTTACAATCCACTTCTTTGGAAACATCAGCTTTCACAACTAATACTTCAACGCCAAATATTTTACACTGAGATTCAGTATCTATTAATCGTTTTTCATCCCGAGCTACTATTACAAGATTGCTACCCTGCTTAGCAAATTCAATAGCAGATGCTTTTCCAATCCCTGATGAAGCACCCGTTACAATTGTTACTTTTTTTTCATAAAATATCATGTAGCTTATCTTTTTCATTAAAGAAAATACACAATTTCAAAAAAAAACTTTTGCTATTATTTTTCAATTATCAACTTTTGTCCAATACGAACAAGATTCCCTTGTAATGAATTCAACTCCTTTAGTTTATTAACTGTAATATTATACTTTCTGGAAATTGAATACAATGTATCATCACGTTGAACTGTATGATATTTGGTTGCAGATTTTGTTGTTGATTTTGTTGTTGATTTCAGATTGTTAGTTTTAGTAACTCCTTCAACAGCTAGTTTTTGTCCTAATCTTAAATTATTAGTTGCAAGATTATTAATACTTTTTAGTTTACTAACAGTCATTTTATACTGACGTGAAATTGAATACAAAGTTTCTCCTTTTTTTACTTCATGATAACTTTCTGTTTTTCCCGATTCAATATTTGCTTTTTTAACAACATCATGGATAAAGGGATCATTAGAAGCTGTTTTTGCACCTTTAGGCAACTCAATTACCAACCTCTGCCCTGTTGTCAATTCATATTCTTCAAGTTTATTCAAAGAAATAATATCAATAATTGTTTTTTCATATTTTCGTGAAATAGTATAAAGAGACTCTCCATCTTTTACAATATGTACAATTCCTAAATCCCCACCAACAGATGTTTCTTCTGCAACAGCATTAGTATTTTCAGGCTTTTTTGTTTCTTTTATGGTAATCTCAGTTTTTGGTTTTTCTGCAATCTTCTGACCTTTTGCCTTAATTATAAGGGTATCTCCAATACTTAAAACAGCCTTTGACAATTTATTCCATTCTTTTATTTCATCAACATCTACATTGTGCAATTTTGATATAGAAAATAATGTTTCTCCTTTTTTAACAAAATGAAAATTCACTCCCGACATTTCAACGTTTCCATTTGAATTCTTTGTTGGTTTTTCAACAACATCAATTTCTATCTCCACCTGATTATCATTTTTTTCAATTTCATTTAATACATCATTTACGCTCTCACCTTTTACTATTTCCTTTTTATCTACTTCGCTTTTTACTGAAACTTCTTCAAAAGCTGTATTATCATTTATAACAATTTCATTTTCTTTTTTCTCTGAGTTATTTGATGATTCAATAATAATAACATCTCCTTGCTCATTATTTATTTCTTTATTTACCACTTCTTTTTTTGGAGATTCAATTTTTGTTTCATCATTATTTTCAGCAATTACAACTTTTTCTTTCTTTTTTTCTACAGGCAAATCCACAATTATTCTTACTTCCGGTGATTTTTTTCTTTGACTTCTCAAATAAATAATTTCACCAATTGCAGGCTCATCACCTTCTTCAATAAGATTATATTCATATAATTTATTTAATCTTAATCCATAATCCTGAGAAACACTATACATTCTATCCTCATTTTTGATAATGTGAAATGATTCTTTAGCTTTTGATCTCTTTTTTCCTAAATAAATTATTTCACCTTTTTTAAGACTTCTGTCTTCACTAAGGTCATTGTATTCAAGTAAGCTTTGTAAATCAATATCTTTAATACTTGCAATTTTCTTGTAAGTATCTCCCGCATAAACCTTTGTTGCATTAATTTTATTGTAGTCAAATTCTTTATACAGACCTTCCGAACTTGCAACCATATTTTCAACAGCTTGTTCATCATAAATATATAGTTGGTGTTTTTCAATAACACCTATTAGCAATTCAGCATAGTTTCTTCGCGTTGCATATCCTGCTTTTTTCAAACCTATTGCCCATGCCTTATAATCCTTAGAATCAAGCTTAAACAAGTCGCTATATCTTTTATTGTTTTTCAAAAATTCAGAATGATCTTTAAAAGAAGCATTTGCTGATTTATATTTTCTAAAGCATTCATTTTTTTCGTCATCGTCAAAGTATATTTTTTCTCCATTCCAATTACCTTTACACTTTATCCCAAAATGATTATTCCCTTTTGAAGCAAGATAGCTATTACCATTTCCTGATTCTAAAATCCCCTGCCCTAGTGTAATACTTGCAGGAACTCTTGCACGATTCATTTCTTTAATTGCCACATCTCTGTATGTTTTAATATACCTATCTGTAACATTAAGGTCATTAATAGTTTTCCCTTGATAAGGGTCAACATATTTAGTTGTTGTAACTTTTTTAGATGAGCTACAAGAA is part of the Bacteroidota bacterium genome and encodes:
- a CDS encoding SDR family oxidoreductase, with translation MKKISYMIFYEKKVTIVTGASSGIGKASAIEFAKQGSNLVIVARDEKRLIDTESQCKIFGVEVLVVKADVSKEVDCKRIINSTIKKFDRIDVLVNNAGISMRALFGNTDLSVLKKVMDVNFWGTVYCTKFALPYLLKTNGSVVGVISTAGFRGLPGRTAYSASKFAINGFLETLRTEYLKTGLHVLIVAPGFTSSNIRVTALTGDGSKQGCTPKDESRMMTPEGVAKKLVRSVKKQKKYLIMTSMGRAVYVLNKFFPRSMDTLVYWYFSRENDSPFK
- a CDS encoding LysM peptidoglycan-binding domain-containing protein; amino-acid sequence: MMNKTFRTTLFLGVILIFLNSCSSSKKVTTTKYVDPYQGKTINDLNVTDRYIKTYRDVAIKEMNRARVPASITLGQGILESGNGNSYLASKGNNHFGIKCKGNWNGEKIYFDDDEKNECFRKYKSANASFKDHSEFLKNNKRYSDLFKLDSKDYKAWAIGLKKAGYATRRNYAELLIGVIEKHQLYIYDEQAVENMVASSEGLYKEFDYNKINATKVYAGDTYKKIASIKDIDLQSLLEYNDLSEDRSLKKGEIIYLGKKRSKAKESFHIIKNEDRMYSVSQDYGLRLNKLYEYNLIEEGDEPAIGEIIYLRSQRKKSPEVRIIVDLPVEKKKEKVVIAENNDETKIESPKKEVVNKEINNEQGDVIIIESSNNSEKKENEIVINDNTAFEEVSVKSEVDKKEIVKGESVNDVLNEIEKNDNQVEIEIDVVEKPTKNSNGNVEMSGVNFHFVKKGETLFSISKLHNVDVDEIKEWNKLSKAVLSIGDTLIIKAKGQKIAEKPKTEITIKETKKPENTNAVAEETSVGGDLGIVHIVKDGESLYTISRKYEKTIIDIISLNKLEEYELTTGQRLVIELPKGAKTASNDPFIHDVVKKANIESGKTESYHEVKKGETLYSISRQYKMTVSKLKSINNLATNNLRLGQKLAVEGVTKTNNLKSTTKSTTKSATKYHTVQRDDTLYSISRKYNITVNKLKELNSLQGNLVRIGQKLIIEK